The Amaranthus tricolor cultivar Red isolate AtriRed21 chromosome 2, ASM2621246v1, whole genome shotgun sequence genome contains the following window.
aaaaaacatactttgttgaccttcgagggcatgttttcttattatgaccactaaatccacaaaagctacacgtgttacgaggacgcgtcaagggtgcatccatttcgttccgtatacgagttgatcgcggacgaccctttccacgcttcgttgagggatctggaacaactgtaggaCCGTTCCAAGGATCGCAGGTGAACATgtgtaacggcccggttcaAGTGACCCGGgcaatcatatgaaaacatgatcccgGTTCACATAGCGGACACTGAAGAACCATCTCTACTTGGATTTGGATCGTCAGCGTTCCATCGATAAAGGAATATAACTGACTCAAgcgaaaagaaataaaacaacaagtcagcggaagtctgtTACATaaaactcgagagcctaaaagGCATCTAAACCaactaattgaaaaaaaatagcggaagcgaaaagaaaactacacaaTTGCCTAGTACTTAAATACAGAATttatttctactcataatctaattcaaaagataaaaacatAGTCTTGATAATTACGAGTTCTAAACCGAGATCTCACTCCAggccccacctgcaatcaacctactagtcgtcgtaagacaacacacagtaggttccaaagaaacaaaccaatacacgtcaaagacatcatacaattatcaatcaggttgaatacaagcaaaatgttcatcctagcatgcataggctctaatacatttattattaataaaacccaacttgtaacgttgcccgtcctgttcgggtcgttcaagtataaaccatttctcattagataattccaacttgtaacgttgtcTGTCCTGTTCGAGTCGtttaagtataaattcaaatatttttggaggaatacacttgggagagctaatcccaaggcaaccaccgacctaagacgttgcccgtcctgttcgggtcgtcaaaggctaaagtatgcatacccccatagTGACCGTAATAATCCAAAACTGcaatgggaacaataattgtaataatccaaaccaaacttttaacccctttgggtaacataaccaaacgccaacccctttgggtgacaatcacacaaattctcaatttccaattaattttcttcaaattatttgaggtgtctaatccttatgtgatttaaaaagcctcgattagaaatgaaacaacactacttgcacaaccacataaacagtatggtctaagcgtgtacctttaagtgCTGCAACAACAAAGTTCAAGCACgacagaaatttcgccctcttatgaatcgaggtcctaaataacacacacacaaaacgatcacgtattaagacgtgtttacacatttaatccactccatatgCCAAAATATCATTAAGactagataatttttaattgtttacatccaattcccaaaggttccaaatttcacattctgaccagaaactttaagggccatttcggacagattagaaaattcaaacgaAAAATCTAACTTCGCCATTGCGTTTGGAACGCGTCAATcaccttgggtaccaattttcgtaatttctaacatccatttactatttttaattaatttaagcgtttaacgagtttttaacgcaacggTGCACAAAACAACGGAAAACATCTAACGTTTCCGGGTCGGCACCTTTAACGAGGCAGATCAGCTGCTGCccgaatacatatatatatatatatatatatatatatatatatatatatatatatatatatatatatatatatatatatatatatatatatattttaaaattcatcattattattattttatatatacattatcacccccttttcttttaaatctcatgaccaaaataattctagcaagaacacatccacaaaatccttcaagagacttgaaatttcataaattatgataactaaattatatacttaattctcttaacaaattaaattttgtagagaattataaaaccaaatcaccctttaaaaaaaaatcaagacacatatatatataaatataacacaatccttctaacaaattaaattttgctaaaggattattaaacccttggatgactacataacttatccataccaacttaatttctactaacaaattgaaatttagttagagaaatttaaaccataaaagaaatttatttgaatatcaacaaaactcaattcttataacaaatttaaactttgttaaagaatataaatcaagaacataacttaatccttttaacaaaattaaggtttattaaaggattgttaaagaaaattacataaaaatatactcaatcctcttcaaagtcataggatatcatcatacataaaatataattcatcttagaaaaccttgtatataaaatctacaatTAGCAATTCtattaaacttacccctttgatcaaaaggttGAATGACAAAAACAAAAGGTTGACGACAGTGGGGAAAACCTTTAATAGATGGTCCGAAAGCCCAAAAAATTTGCTTAAACATCACTCTGGTAGGATCCATTGTCGGTTGGACTTTCCATTGCACCACTGTTCCtggattagattgcattaacgcctgcaggtaccttggaagctcctcaaaggacttatcccaatccccaaatacttttgttatagccttattttttgccaaccaagctctcttatatgttataacaaatccgtatttattttttacaaaattaacaattgacTTCACATTAAACGTTGGATCAACTCTGATCATATCCACAataagatcagcaacaaattcagaagtaaggaggggatggtcgtcactgtaatgtactgagcaatcttgaatatgacccttatatcgcacaatcttaaatgatcccgttgcggtcataacagctcgcatcctccattcacaacctatatcctccgcattagtgcattggataacgtactttgaaggctccgactcaattacacgaaaatttctattgttagaaatcgctcatgctttaacattcttcttaaggtggtctgaggagctaaactcttgccctatcctaaagtctctattttcattcatggagttgtcatcgttccaggtcatccatgcatcaatcaatctttgatcaacctcatcaattctaagctagtcttgagatggagcaccatctctaatcgctgcatctagagcttctcttctttcatcatcctcctttgaatcagaatcaatatgctcatcctcctgatctaaagaatcaacctcgttcgcattaCGCCTACCCAAGTAACTCGTGGagaaggtgttcattacaccaccaccaataccacgtgaatgagttggagaggtaagctcatccaagtgctcattaacgtaatttgggttacttaacaattctgtgaatgtatcatggcgttcactaggacctgattctagaagttccatgctagtcatgacttccctcgcattatccaaatttgcaaccaattcaacataaacctccattgccgttccaggggcttgtgatgccgcataagcaagagcacttatgctttcatcattcttaatcaggactaacacatttttcccagtcactgggtatttcatctccatttttaacataaaagagttgcgatcacaaccaattacatcacagATTTTGCTATAGAACACCTCAAAATTAGTAttctgacgatggataaacatcactgtatttaatcctccattatacacaacatcagatccagtataacttacttccccaccccaatacactataacgggataatgatccatattctgcaaacacaaacatgtttttcatgtgatttcacatacactttattgttaattatgagtaagggaagtgtaaatgtgaatacaagaatttctcatattaaggtattagaacactcATTAGAActttcaattcaaatataaagctaaaaataccatgaatatacactaaaaccattaaactaacccaacaaagtaataaactttcatttaAGCATTTCATCAatactttatatgcatacaaaccaaatcataaaattcaactacaaatgtgtaaaacgtaagcttaaatcatgaaatcaagagaatgtaacaaacaatcaatgcatttataacttcaaatgacaataataatgaacaaaatattcaatttgcaaattgaaataaattagggtttatattaatactttaaatgatgatgaaaatgaacaagtaaagaaggagaagatgagaatgtagttgattaatttagttgaatgagaggaattgtgaatatgaagtaaatgaggattgaagaaatttttgtttttaaagaaCAACCGGCAGCCACTTGAAAACGAAGCAAATGAAATGAAGTGAAAAGAACAGAAACTAGCGTTTTGTACAGGTATAAAACcaccacttcaagtggcggtttgcttcaaattattttttttttttaaaaaaaaaaacttaaattcatCTAAACCGCCATTTCACCTAGCGGTTTAATTCAGAttcctaaacaaaaccgccatttcatgtggcggttatattaaaaaaaaaaatttaactcatcctacgtggacggtattgtgggaaatactttctcATAATACCTAAAGTGGGATATATTTTTTTGGgggcaatattatgggaaattATTCTCCAATCTACTACTACAATTTCCAGTTTTAATGTCTTTTATACTCCCTCGTTCAATCAATTATTCAAACCTTAACCCTTCAAACCTCCATTGTATTGGAGTTCTAGTTCTACAATGGTGTATGAGGTAATGGAAGACGAACATGAAACAATGGAGATGGTTCAACTTGGAGCTGATACAACCAAGAAtgtatttcttttatttgaaacaattaattttatctttttcccATACTAAACCCTTCCCAAAAATCCCAATATattattcaaatttcaaataaattaactttgtataagattaacttaaattttttataatatatatgttattttattcttaagtttttaaaattttcttatatACCATCTATCATTAATTGTTCTTACATTTTAACGattcatcatcataattttaaaaattaaatttcatcaTTGGTATGAAGatttatattaattgttaaatatttttctatttcattcttaaaaaCAAAGTGAATAAAACTtcaattaataaacttaaaatttcgAGGTGAATAATTATGATagcaaatttaagtttattgtagaatcttacgattttATGATTCGATTCTACCGATTTGATTCTACAGATCTGAACGATTCCAAATAGAATCCTGATTTTAACAACTTGGGCGGCAAGAATACATTTTGGCGACAAAAATCATGGCGACATCAGTATCAgtgttaattttatgaaaaaaaatgtttgtaACACCTCGACCCAACGGAACgtcggtgactactcatggtgactgtagactagccccacagaccaacacaagtcttttccaagcacactttggcctcacttgtGCACACCTAAGAAAACTTCACAGGAGGTCACTCATTCTAAGATTACTCCCCaccgtcatcatcatcatcctacccagtgtatcccgctcatagaaaaaactatggatagggtctggggagggaaggacggcggcaactcatacccataaaggagagcgcgaccaaaggagtTTCCCGGCTCGAGAAAATAAAGAGACGTAGTTACAcatgaaagaaaaattaaaaacctataaataaataaataaatagaacaacctacaaaaaagaaaaaaaaactaataataaagaaacgagagaagtaGAAGGGCAaaaacaccaaaaggtaatctaagaggacatcagtagtctaaaacatggatatggcgcttccaactacccctatccctaatcaggccctcagagaggtttaacgcatgcaagtcaacttttatttgctcatcctaagttctcctgggtcttcctcgactcctctttcCCTCTACTAtcatgctttctaccctcctcatagGGGCGTCGAAAATCTTTCTCTACACATGTctaaaccacctcaatctattacTTCCCACCATGCACGCTTAATtttggagttcttagcaaatgggctctcatgaaaggaaggtgcaccttgttgatatgagtagtctattaaTCCTGTTTTAAGATAAATCTGAGATATTACAATCTctttttaaaaagatatttcaTCTTATATCTTATGAAAATTTAATCCGGTGGTAGTTCCTTTCTTGTGAAgcaacaattatcaatgaaacaTGAAAGTGTTGAAGTAGTTACTAACAAATTTATCCATTTGTACAACTAGGTGGATGAAGTTGAAATATGAGAAATGttttatataaagttttgtttagCTTGATTTATAACTTGTGGTGTTGTCTATGGAAATTGAGAAACAATTAggattttaattgaatttttttggaGTCATTGCGCAGCACAATCATATTGTTATAAATTTCAAAGAATTCAGTGCAAACTAGTAGTTCCGGTGTGCAAATAAGTTAGTTCGGTGTAAATCGGTCAATTATGTGCAATTCGGTCAAATTTAGTTTAATCGGTTCAATTTAGATTGACATTTAATAAATCGATACAGTTCAAattgaattataaaaaatataattaggatttgaactaaaaaaaattaaaacaaaatttaatttagtttgacTTGAATTTGTATTAAATCCAAACCATAAAGAGTGAGTATAGTGCTTACGAAGGGGAGATCTTACTCCTTCTCCCTTTCTTGAGAACCCTTATGACCTTTAAAGATCTCTAAAGAGTGAGCTTGTATAAGAGTTTCCTTATATTCACAATAGAAAGTTTGGCAGAAGTTGCAGAATATAGAGTATATTTATTTCTCAAAAAGAACACAAAAGATGAGTAATTTAGACTGCAAATAATTCTACAAAACTAGCTGGTATTACATCAACAAAATGGAAGGattcaaaattcagaaaaagtGGAGTTTATTGTATCAATTTAAAGTACCTCTGTTTTGTTTTCTGggttttcatttaaaaaaaaagaaccttTTTTGCTATACTCTCGATAATAGAGCGGCTAAGTACAAGTAGAAAGAAGGAGAGGAAAAGTTGGGCAAACAATTCTTGATAATTGTGGTAGATTATTACCCTGTATAGACACCCAATAAAACCCAACAAATTAAGTGTGACCAAAATGCCAACAGGAACCATGAACATATCCGCCCCTTGTAAATCGAACTTCCCCTTCTCGTAGTTGTCCAGCTTTTCCTTCTCCACCACTTTATTTGTTAATCTGAAAGTAGTCTTTTGTTTCCCCATTTTCTTCATTATTGCTTCAATTGATCCAAATAAGCATGCACCTACTCCTTTTACAAACCATATTCTAACCTCATTCCACCATGTTCTAACTGAATCACCTCCTGACAGAACCTCATATAGATGTTGAACTAGAGAAGATACAAACACTACCACAAAAGGCGCAATCCATGGGTCACTTATCTGCAAAGTGGAGTACAAACACTTTCAGgatttaaaaaaagaaacataGGAGGAGGATGATCAAATCATTTACCTTTGGAAAAACCGGAATACCCTTCAATGAGCACATTGGAACAACAATACCGTAAATCACAAATGGAAATCCGAAAAGCCCAGACAATGTGAGGTACGCATAACACATGCTTTGCAAAACAGACATTCTGGACATGGCATAAGTTATAGGGCTATACTTGGAGATGCCTACTCCAAGTAATCCAGATGTCCATTTCACTAGTTGAACCATTGTATCCTTCATGTCAATTGTGGTTACTCCCAAGAAGCATGGTCTTGTTGGGTTCAGATACACAGATTTCCATCCTCGGCAATGTAAAAGGTATCCGGTGAATGTACTCTCCAGCAAGCACTCGTACGAGAATCCAATCTATGTTTGTTTTccgaaaacaaaaaacttttcaGGAACAAAAGAATTTGGTGTGTGCTATATTGTATTTGTAGAGGATAAGATACTCAATAATTACCTTATCACCCCAGAGTGTGTTTGATTCATATGTGCAAGTAGCCAATCTTCTAGCCTCTTCTAACAACTCATCTTTGTTCATCTGCTTTAATTCAATGTTCTGCTTGGAGTTATGATGTAGCGAATCAATGAATTTTGTGGATGAACCAAATGCCTTTTCTGGTTGACTCGTGAGGAATTCATCTGCAAATACAAGAAGTTGTCATCTTTTTGCAAATTTAATGATTGAATTTGAAAGTTATCAACAGTTTCTTGGCACCTTCTCGGTTAGGCCTTCCAAATAATGCTTTCCTCTTCAAGTAATACCCAGTTCCAGTCATGACAGGTCCCCTAAGACCATCCATGGCTTGCCATTTTGTCTATTATAATGTAAAAGAAATTGCAATCACAGATGAATTTAATTAAGTAGCTAGTTGTTgactaagaaaataataaaggtGTACCTTAGTAGCTGATCTTGCTTGGCCATCATATATGTCATTGCTTCTGCTAGCATTGTAAAAAGTTTGAGGGTATAACACAAATGCAAGAGATGGAGACATGTTCGGGTCAAGGTGAAAACACATTGATTGACGAGCAGAGGTTGGATCATTGCAATACATATCACAGTCTAATATCAGTATGTAAGATCCATTGCTCATTAGACTCGACACTCGAAGctgtaaaaataattattgattagCTGGACAATctaacatgtaattttaagtATGGAAATGCTAGCTCTAATTAGCTACATCATGCTTACAAGAGCATTAAGTGCTCCAGCTTTGAATCGATGAGGATGACTTGGTCTCTTTTCCCTTGCTACGTAAACCAAAAGAGGCAGCACAGCTTCACTTTCTCCATCCTGCTTGTTGTCGTTTACAATCTGACATTTATTTCAGAGGCAAAAGCTATCATATCATGATTCATGATTCTGATTCATATATCATACATCAAAACAAGAGTGGTGTACCTCAACGTAAGGGGCGCGGTCGTGCACCATTCTACATTTGCTGGTATCTCCACTTCCTTTCTCAATATTTTTCTTCAAAGCTTCATATTTTGACTGCAACACCACACATCACTACTTCACTTCTAACTCCTTATTCGTACTCAAAATCATGTTGCCCATCTATATTCTATGCTATGCTAAATTGCTAATCATTTTTCCTTTTGTAAATCACAAATTCCCCACCCTGAGAATTGAGATTATACCCAGAACAACTCATTATGAATGTACACATCACAAAAACTTGGGAGAGAGTGCCTCATATTGAGACGGTACAATTGGGTGGcctaaaagtcaaaaattaaaaaattaaaaatttaattttgacattaaaatgATTGATTTCAACTTAGAGTAAATTTTAAcctagaaattttaattttaacctgattaattttgatattaaaatgatcattttttACTTACAAgcaattattttaaagtctttAATTTCAACgtgattaattatatataaagagataaatt
Protein-coding sequences here:
- the LOC130806578 gene encoding cellulose synthase-like protein G3; its protein translation is MVATHSCKVLTARAILSRLHIFFHALAILALFYYRFTSLFTTTSSLARLTWALLVIAELILTFIWGFAQGFRWRSVLRDVSGWESIKPHQLPGLDVFIVTADPTKEPVLEVMNSVISAMALDYPPDKLAVYLSDDGGSPLTKEAIREAFQVAKLWIPFCNKYGIKTRIPEFFFSPSCDRERLDWDHDYKAQELLIKSKYEALKKNIEKGSGDTSKCRMVHDRAPYVEIVNDNKQDGESEAVLPLLVYVAREKRPSHPHRFKAGALNALLRVSSLMSNGSYILILDCDMYCNDPTSARQSMCFHLDPNMSPSLAFVLYPQTFYNASRSNDIYDGQARSATKTKWQAMDGLRGPVMTGTGYYLKRKALFGRPNREDEFLTSQPEKAFGSSTKFIDSLHHNSKQNIELKQMNKDELLEEARRLATCTYESNTLWGDKIGFSYECLLESTFTGYLLHCRGWKSVYLNPTRPCFLGVTTIDMKDTMVQLVKWTSGLLGVGISKYSPITYAMSRMSVLQSMCYAYLTLSGLFGFPFVIYGIVVPMCSLKGIPVFPKISDPWIAPFVVVFVSSLVQHLYEVLSGGDSVRTWWNEVRIWFVKGVGACLFGSIEAIMKKMGKQKTTFRLTNKVVEKEKLDNYEKGKFDLQGADMFMVPVGILVTLNLLGFIGCLYRVIIYHNYQELFAQLFLSFFLLVLSRSIIESIAKKVLFF